A single region of the Kryptolebias marmoratus isolate JLee-2015 linkage group LG10, ASM164957v2, whole genome shotgun sequence genome encodes:
- the LOC108232220 gene encoding protein FAM163A-like, with protein MSAGTIVITGGILAGVILLCIVAVLCYCRLQYYCCKKNDSEVDKASEAGADPLSHFPCNACNALAMDGTAITPVSLDQLDTGSRRTPCPSCSPCPLRSGLAEDMRNGGERLGFHTYYENPPVTLPQSANSQGSSPLSYYNPADMFPPPPPPPRPYSTDV; from the exons ATGTCAGCGGGAACGATCGTGATAACCGGAGGAATTCTTGCCGGGGTGATACTGCTGTGCATCGTAGCAGTCCTCTGTTACTGTCGACTCCAG TATTACTGCTGTAAGAAAAATGATTCGGAGGTGGACAAGGCCTCAGAGGCGGGAGCTGATCCCCTGTCTCACTTCCCCTGCAACGCCTGCAACGCCCTGGCCATGGATGGCACCGCTATCACCCCGGTGTCTTTGGACCAGCTGGACACGGGTTCCCGCCGCACGCCCTGCCCCAGCTGCTCGCCGTGCCCCCTCCGCTCTGGACTCGCAGAAGACATGCGCAACGGAGGGGAGCGGCTGGGCTTCCATACCTACTATGAAAACCCGCCCGTGACGCTGCCGCAATCTGCCAACTCGCAGGGTTCCTCCCCTCTGAGTTACTACAACCCCGCGGACATGTTccccccgccgccgccgccgccacggCCCTACAGCACCGACGTCTGA
- the odf3l2a gene encoding outer dense fiber protein 3-like protein 2a: MEEAVRKRPIISAKERGPGPGRYALPPTVGYVNHDFTKPSSPAYTFHSRMSSAMVSVDSSPGPRYYIGGKVTRFGRNESPSYSISGRGRRIGNKDEPFQTPGPGAYSPERVPPVNAQRRPPVYTIGTRTRYRSADPVPAPNSYTLPDLLGPQVPHKPSSASYSFSGRRVVGAPAEDLARTPGPGQYRSTNPDIYRQRQPSFSMQSRTKKAHHSSAVPGPGAYSPERTYGHLHKSSSFTMGIRHSEFVTPLMVHVTD, encoded by the exons ATGGAGGAGGCGGTGAGGAAGCGACCAATAATCTCTGCAAAAGAAAGAG GTCCCGGCCCCGGACGCTACGCTCTGCCCCCTACAGTTGGCTACGTCAACCATGACTTCACCAAGCCCAGCAGCCCTGCTTACACCTTCCACAGCCGCATGAGCAGTGCCA TGGTCTCCGTAGACTCCAGCCCAGGACCGAGGTACTACATTGGTGGCAAGGTCACCCGGTTTGGCAGGAATGAGTCACCGTCCTATTCCATTTCTGGCAGAGGAAGACGTATTGGGAATAAAG ATGAGCCATTTCAGACTCCGGGACCGGGGGCTTACAGCCCGGAGAGGGTCCCGCCGGTCAACGCTCAGCGCAGACCTCCAGTCTACACCATTGGAACCCGAACACGATACCGCTCTGCGGACCCCGTGCCGGCCCCCAACAG CTACACTCTTCCCGATCTGCTGGGCCCTCAGGTTCCACACAAGCCGTCCAGCGCCAGCTACAGCTTCTCGGGCCGGAGGGTGGTCGGAGCGCCCGCCGAAGACCTCGCCAGGACCCCTGGGCCGGGACAGTACAGAAGCACCAACCCTGACATCTACAGGCAGCGCCAGCCGTCCTTCAGCATGCAAAGCCGAACTAAAAAAGCTCATCATTCCTCTGCGGTTCCCGGCCCGGGAGCGTACAGCCCGGAGAGGACTTACGGTCACCTGCACAAATCCTCCTCCTTCACGATGGGCATCAGACATTCAGAGTTTGTTACCCCGCTTATGGTGCACGTGACTGACTGA
- the LOC108237164 gene encoding rab GTPase-activating protein 1-like isoform X1: MMQEVSMVMANDARAIEQMSEEEILACLVAETGPTFRSPQVPTKKAKLRESRLQLMDDMEDPLDKYQKENRRLQQASLRLEQENDSLAHRLISSKVALRSALDTAEDKVDELTKELQRTRQQLQATEEEKRGKEEEAAMLKEVFRRELEKTEQEVRKSSGIIADYKQICSQLTLRLERQEAAHRDELDALKSAMRTCPSCRLVAEPVTAEGSSENTEQEAVGAEEAGRGPEETGGAPRQTEPMREDQDKESLKAQVTELEQELAQTKLQMVEAKCKIQELEHQKGVLANDLQDAKNNWISKALTSLRTSGGGLHGVGVHKDGAPAVAWNIHSPSLSRWSPKRLSWPHKDHFKHL, translated from the exons ATGATGCAGGAGGTGTCCATGGTGATGGCCAACGACGCGCGGGCCATCGAACAGATGAGCGAGGAGGAGATCCTCGCGTGCCTGGTGGCCGAGACGGGCCCGACGTTTAGG TCTCCTCAGGTCCCCACAAAGAAAGCCAAACTCCGGGAAAGCCGGCTCCAGTTAATGGACGACATGGAAGACCCTTTGGACAAGTaccag AAGGAGAACCGTCGGCTTCAGCAGGCCAGTCTGCGCCTGGAGCAGGAAAATGACAGCTTGGCCCACAGACTGATCAGCAGCAAGGTTGCTCTGAGGAGCGCTCTGGACACG GCAGAAGACAAAGTGGATGAACTCACCAAAGAGCTCCAACGGACCAGACAGCAACTGCAAGCTactgaagaggagaaaagaggGAAAGAGGAAGAAGCTGCCATG CTCAAGGAAGTGTTCCGGAGGGAGCTGGAGAAAACCGAGCAGGAGGTCAGGAAGTCCTCCGGGATCATCGCGGACTACAAGCAG ATCTGCTCTCAGCTCACGCTGCGCCTGGAGAGGCAGGAGGCAGCTCACAGAGACGAGTTGGATGCACTCAAG AGCGCCATGAGGACTTGTCCCAGCTGCCGGCTCGTAGCAGAACCCGTCACCGCAGAGGGGAGCTCTGAAAACACCGAGCAGGAGGCCGTAGGTGCAGAGGAGGCTGGACGAGGCCCGGAGGAGACTGGGGGAGCTCCTCGGCAAACGGAACCGATGAGGGAGGACCAGGACAAGGAGTCCCTGAAGGCTCAGGTCACGGAGCTGGAACAGGAACTGGCTCAGACCAAACTGCAAATGGTGGAGGCCAAGTGCAAGATCCAG GAACTCGAGCACCAGAAGGGAGTTCTGGCCAACGACCTCCAGGACGCGAAGAACAACTGGATCAGTAAGGCCTTGACCTCCCTGCGGACCTCCGGAGGGGGACTCCACGGTGTTGGGGTCCACAAAGACGGGGCTCCGGCGGTGGCCTGGAACATCCACAGCCCCTCCTTGTCTAGATGGAGCCCTAAGAGGCTGTCATGGCCTCACAAAGACCATTTTAAACACCTCTGA
- the ebi3 gene encoding interleukin-27 subunit beta encodes MAVRFDGVCAAVALLVSVLGGQALDLLKATATSGDPPSAPMVHCWCSSYPNVTRCSWPQPSGAAPTHYIATYSERHRDESAKRCHLIPPGSSSAALTTGPSSASKQLWHCDLPNLKLLTDYIINVTAVHPAGSSSHLTSFMLEDIVKPDPPVDVRVSPHDVKHLLVEWSPPPTWTSLDIFPLKYQILYQWENRGAPKSVNLGPFENTKAELKGLISGRAYQFQVCAKEMLNLGQCSDWTPPVKVTIPKTKP; translated from the exons ATGGCGGTGAGGTTTGACGGCGTGTGCGCCGCCGTGGCGCTCCTCGTTTCTGTTCTGGGAGGTCAGGCGTTGGACCTGCTGAAGGCTACTGCGACATCAGGAG atccACCCTCCGCTCCCATGGTGCACTGCTGGTGCTCCAGCTATCCAAACGTGACGCGTTGCTCCTGGCCCCAGCCCTCTGGCGCCGCTCCCACTCACTACATCGCCACCTACAG CGAGAGGCACAGAGACGAGAGCGCCAAGCGTTGTCATCTCATCCCACCTGGGTCTTCGTCGGCAGCTCTGACCACAGGACCGTCATCAGCCTCCAAGCAG CTCTGGCACTGTGACCTGCCCAACCTGAAACTCCTCACCGACTACATCATCAACGTCACAGCTGTTCATCCCGCCGGAAGCAGCTCTCATCTGACGAGTTTCATGCTGGAGGACATCG TGAAACCGGATCCTCCGGTTGACGTCCGGGTTTCCCCCCATGATGTCAAACACCTGCTGGTGGAGTGGTCTCCTCCCCCCACCTGGACAAGCCTGGACATCTTCCCCCTGAAGTACCAGATCCTGTACCAGTGGGAGAACAGGGGCGCCCCAAAATCTGTCAAC CTGGGCCCGTTTGAGAACACCAAGGCCGAACTGAAGGGGCTGATCTCGGGCCGGGCCTACCAGTTCCAGGTGTGCGCCAAAGAAATGCTCAATCTGGGACAGTGCAGCGACTGGACTCCACCTGTAAAAGTCAccataccaaaaacaaaaccgtAG
- the LOC108237164 gene encoding rab GTPase-activating protein 1-like isoform X2, translated as MMQEVSMVMANDARAIEQMSEEEILACLVAETGPTFRVPTKKAKLRESRLQLMDDMEDPLDKYQKENRRLQQASLRLEQENDSLAHRLISSKVALRSALDTAEDKVDELTKELQRTRQQLQATEEEKRGKEEEAAMLKEVFRRELEKTEQEVRKSSGIIADYKQICSQLTLRLERQEAAHRDELDALKSAMRTCPSCRLVAEPVTAEGSSENTEQEAVGAEEAGRGPEETGGAPRQTEPMREDQDKESLKAQVTELEQELAQTKLQMVEAKCKIQELEHQKGVLANDLQDAKNNWISKALTSLRTSGGGLHGVGVHKDGAPAVAWNIHSPSLSRWSPKRLSWPHKDHFKHL; from the exons ATGATGCAGGAGGTGTCCATGGTGATGGCCAACGACGCGCGGGCCATCGAACAGATGAGCGAGGAGGAGATCCTCGCGTGCCTGGTGGCCGAGACGGGCCCGACGTTTAGG GTCCCCACAAAGAAAGCCAAACTCCGGGAAAGCCGGCTCCAGTTAATGGACGACATGGAAGACCCTTTGGACAAGTaccag AAGGAGAACCGTCGGCTTCAGCAGGCCAGTCTGCGCCTGGAGCAGGAAAATGACAGCTTGGCCCACAGACTGATCAGCAGCAAGGTTGCTCTGAGGAGCGCTCTGGACACG GCAGAAGACAAAGTGGATGAACTCACCAAAGAGCTCCAACGGACCAGACAGCAACTGCAAGCTactgaagaggagaaaagaggGAAAGAGGAAGAAGCTGCCATG CTCAAGGAAGTGTTCCGGAGGGAGCTGGAGAAAACCGAGCAGGAGGTCAGGAAGTCCTCCGGGATCATCGCGGACTACAAGCAG ATCTGCTCTCAGCTCACGCTGCGCCTGGAGAGGCAGGAGGCAGCTCACAGAGACGAGTTGGATGCACTCAAG AGCGCCATGAGGACTTGTCCCAGCTGCCGGCTCGTAGCAGAACCCGTCACCGCAGAGGGGAGCTCTGAAAACACCGAGCAGGAGGCCGTAGGTGCAGAGGAGGCTGGACGAGGCCCGGAGGAGACTGGGGGAGCTCCTCGGCAAACGGAACCGATGAGGGAGGACCAGGACAAGGAGTCCCTGAAGGCTCAGGTCACGGAGCTGGAACAGGAACTGGCTCAGACCAAACTGCAAATGGTGGAGGCCAAGTGCAAGATCCAG GAACTCGAGCACCAGAAGGGAGTTCTGGCCAACGACCTCCAGGACGCGAAGAACAACTGGATCAGTAAGGCCTTGACCTCCCTGCGGACCTCCGGAGGGGGACTCCACGGTGTTGGGGTCCACAAAGACGGGGCTCCGGCGGTGGCCTGGAACATCCACAGCCCCTCCTTGTCTAGATGGAGCCCTAAGAGGCTGTCATGGCCTCACAAAGACCATTTTAAACACCTCTGA